The Clostridium septicum genome contains a region encoding:
- a CDS encoding Ig-like domain-containing protein → MRYKKILATILSTLLITTSSGIATFAEIIGREGNEIVSKISNESQRKILFNDGWTFNLGDVPAAKEKDFNDSSWRNLNLPHDWSIELDFNRNSPSTHEGGFLDGGVGWYRKTFVLPPSMEGKEITIDFDGVYMDSYVYVNGTQVGNHPYGYTPFSFKITDKLVCDGVTENVIAVKVNNRQPSSRWYSGSGIYRDVNLTVTNKIHVKKNGTFVTTPDLATNYANGKAKVNIKTDIENEESENKEIKVKSVIYDAEGNIVGENLTTETVEAGLTNKFNADVDISNPTLWSTENPYMYKVATTVMVEENIVDEYETDFGIRWFEFTNNNGFYLNGNQMKLEGVCMHHDQGALGAVDNKASIKRQVKKLKDMGVNSIRVTHNPASQHLIDICNEEGILLIEEAFDTWYDGKKTYDYGRFFEQKSIHGEMTWAEFDIKQMVDRGKNAPSIIMWSLGNEIWETNQSKAVQTAQNLHNWVKEVDPTRPTTMGEDKFRMGTGQGAHEAVANIIDVVGFNYAEDNYDSLHSKHPNWNIYGSENSSAVRSRGVYSHPEQTLSMHTHSDKQQSSYDNDHVGWGKTAEEAWKRDRDKGYIAGEYIWTGFDYIGEPTPYYNAFPAKSSYFGAIDTAGFEKDIFYFYQSQWSNKPMVHLLPHWNWENDNSIKVDGDKILVYAYTNANKVDLYYNSDVNSEELGELVATDEYEITNAGYNGTYKETNEGKLHLEFRVQYRPGKLTAVARDGNGQEIARDIVKTAKEAKKVNLTADRQVIEADGYDLSFITVDIVDENGNIVPNGNNLVNFEILGNGKIVGVDNGNAASVERFKDNKRKAFNGKALVIVQSTDNAGSFTLSATSEGLSSDNITIYSVEKEDMNKTEIVGYDVSDIFVPVNGELNLPSKVTALYSNGSKGEVNVTWEEVSSDKLSKAGTFKVTGTNEHSNKPVVVNVIVKDIIGVLDSRILTPVGEIPTLPEVVSAVYNDGSIENHKVTWERELTTVDVDSPKTVEILGRLEGIQGLNAKAIIVVSNNYELKNIALNEGGAYPKPTASYAGPDNINHINDGIISKGNSPNNRWTNWGKPGGNYDDYVTIEFEKEHLINKVGLSLYRDGGVEIPREIIIEYFDGLNWVAVSNQSKKTEFSEEGTEEISFDAVTTNKIRALLKEDTTANKAVGLTEFEVYSNVITMEGTALLQDIKVNNVSIENFNENNTEYTVNVAYGEEIPVVSAVAKDNASIFVIPALTTNGTAKIIVAAEDGVTKKTYSIKFKESAPTLESASIALDKENVIEDDIVNILVDARLQDGNKIDFSNLDVKYHVSSENGAEVKIVDNKLYAYTAGDISLYAEVTYKGVTKTTNTININIATNTTDKKIVSYEKITVETEKGVKPVLPDKVKATYNTGLPRDVKVTWNEVKEEDYNKYGVFEIEGTVVGQELKPTVKVLVKGVSAVNNISLATNIGVEPKLPESIKAYYTDGTSIDIPVVWEEYNKELLQTEGTFIVNGTLNGVDIVAKASIRVTSNFIKGDNIARGRNGYDLPMAMASYTNDSSIDPASQDSISKVNDDVIEHDPNRANNRWSNWKRGDKNVTDWVGIIFGSGVVEEKYINNLEVDYFEDGGSKVPQSLTIQYYVGEELPLPSNPAQVGSDSNSSLNDDSNWVDVSNLNTNPEEISGSATNFYTFDMVKTKALRVKMSAKPNMALAITEIKAFEQKVVQNSDFAVNMIKVNNKDLEGFTEDRYNYTIKINKNDNLPEIKAEATNNASVSTVYTTNDYEKIDVIVKSEDGLKEKKYSITIEREDNKEEVSKTALKIAIDYAEDVKLNGGLEGVVPVVVNEFEEGLKLAKEVYANENATVEEVDGAFKKLMNAIHMLEFKQGNKAELERIVNIVEALEKDKFIEKTWVKLEADLEKANKVLKDENALQQEIDETFDSLVRASLELRLKPNKSLLEDLINRINNMDLLKYTEESVEKLKIELSEANKVLNDKDTTQEFVDKAVEELQIALAKLQEKPLNKPEEDSGNKPGNGNNNGSAGGNNNLNGNGSSNNSSPGNNSNSGGKLPNTGGVQVGVFGLVSVLAGLGFYKKRKRA, encoded by the coding sequence ATGAGGTATAAAAAGATATTAGCTACAATTCTATCAACATTGTTAATTACTACATCTTCAGGTATAGCGACATTTGCAGAAATCATTGGAAGAGAAGGGAATGAAATAGTTAGTAAAATAAGTAATGAATCTCAAAGAAAAATATTATTTAATGATGGGTGGACATTTAATTTAGGAGATGTTCCAGCTGCTAAAGAGAAAGATTTTAATGATAGCAGTTGGAGAAACTTAAATTTACCACATGATTGGAGTATAGAATTAGATTTTAATAGGAACTCTCCATCAACACATGAAGGTGGATTTTTAGATGGTGGTGTTGGATGGTATAGAAAGACTTTTGTGTTACCACCTTCAATGGAAGGAAAGGAAATAACAATAGATTTTGATGGAGTTTATATGGACAGTTATGTTTATGTAAATGGAACTCAAGTAGGAAATCATCCTTATGGATATACACCATTTTCTTTTAAGATAACGGATAAGTTAGTATGTGATGGTGTTACTGAAAACGTTATTGCTGTAAAGGTAAATAACAGACAGCCAAGTAGTAGATGGTATTCGGGAAGTGGTATATACAGAGATGTAAATCTTACAGTTACTAATAAAATTCATGTTAAGAAGAACGGAACATTTGTTACAACACCAGATTTAGCAACTAATTATGCAAATGGAAAAGCTAAAGTTAACATAAAAACTGATATTGAGAATGAAGAAAGTGAAAATAAGGAAATAAAAGTTAAGTCTGTTATATATGATGCAGAAGGAAATATTGTTGGAGAAAATTTAACTACAGAAACAGTTGAGGCGGGATTAACAAATAAATTTAATGCAGATGTAGATATTAGTAATCCTACACTTTGGTCAACAGAAAATCCTTACATGTACAAAGTGGCAACTACAGTAATGGTTGAAGAAAATATTGTTGATGAGTATGAAACTGATTTTGGTATAAGATGGTTTGAATTTACAAATAACAACGGATTCTACTTAAATGGTAACCAAATGAAGCTTGAGGGTGTATGTATGCACCATGATCAAGGCGCTTTAGGAGCTGTAGATAATAAAGCATCAATAAAAAGACAAGTTAAAAAGCTAAAAGATATGGGAGTAAATTCAATAAGAGTTACTCATAATCCAGCTTCTCAACATTTAATAGATATATGTAACGAAGAAGGAATACTTCTTATAGAAGAAGCATTTGATACTTGGTATGATGGAAAGAAAACTTATGATTATGGAAGATTTTTTGAACAAAAATCAATTCATGGAGAAATGACTTGGGCTGAATTTGATATAAAGCAAATGGTTGATAGAGGAAAGAATGCACCAAGTATAATAATGTGGTCACTTGGAAATGAAATATGGGAAACTAATCAATCTAAGGCAGTTCAAACAGCACAAAATTTACACAATTGGGTTAAAGAAGTTGATCCAACAAGGCCTACAACAATGGGAGAAGATAAATTTAGGATGGGTACAGGTCAAGGAGCTCATGAGGCTGTAGCTAATATTATCGATGTTGTTGGATTTAATTATGCTGAAGATAATTATGATAGCCTTCATTCTAAACATCCAAACTGGAATATATATGGATCAGAAAATTCATCTGCTGTAAGAAGTAGAGGTGTGTATTCACATCCAGAACAAACTTTATCAATGCATACACATTCAGATAAGCAGCAATCATCTTATGATAATGATCATGTTGGCTGGGGGAAAACAGCAGAAGAGGCATGGAAGAGAGATAGAGATAAAGGTTATATAGCAGGGGAGTATATATGGACAGGTTTTGATTATATAGGAGAGCCAACTCCTTATTATAATGCTTTCCCAGCAAAATCATCATATTTTGGAGCTATAGATACAGCAGGATTTGAAAAAGATATATTCTATTTCTATCAAAGTCAATGGAGTAATAAACCAATGGTACATTTATTACCACATTGGAATTGGGAAAATGATAATAGTATAAAAGTTGATGGAGATAAGATATTAGTTTATGCATATACAAATGCAAACAAAGTTGATTTATACTATAACTCAGATGTAAATAGTGAGGAATTAGGGGAATTAGTAGCAACAGATGAATATGAAATTACAAACGCAGGTTACAATGGAACTTATAAAGAAACAAATGAAGGTAAGCTTCATTTAGAGTTTAGAGTTCAATATAGACCTGGAAAATTAACAGCTGTAGCTAGAGATGGAAATGGACAAGAGATTGCAAGAGATATAGTTAAAACTGCAAAAGAGGCAAAGAAAGTTAATTTAACAGCTGATAGACAAGTTATAGAGGCTGATGGATATGATCTTTCATTTATAACTGTAGATATAGTTGATGAAAATGGTAACATAGTGCCTAATGGGAATAACTTAGTTAACTTTGAAATTTTAGGCAATGGTAAGATAGTTGGGGTTGATAATGGTAATGCTGCAAGTGTGGAAAGATTTAAAGATAACAAGAGAAAAGCATTTAATGGAAAGGCATTAGTTATAGTTCAATCTACCGATAATGCAGGTTCATTTACGTTAAGTGCAACAAGTGAAGGTCTTTCATCAGATAATATAACCATTTACTCAGTTGAAAAAGAAGATATGAATAAAACAGAAATAGTAGGTTATGATGTTAGTGATATTTTTGTACCAGTTAATGGAGAGTTAAATCTTCCAAGTAAAGTTACAGCATTATATAGTAATGGAAGTAAGGGAGAAGTAAATGTTACTTGGGAAGAAGTTTCAAGTGATAAATTATCTAAGGCAGGTACATTTAAAGTTACTGGTACTAATGAACATAGCAACAAGCCAGTAGTAGTTAATGTAATTGTTAAAGATATTATAGGTGTTTTAGATTCAAGGATTTTAACACCAGTTGGAGAAATTCCAACACTTCCAGAAGTGGTATCAGCAGTCTACAATGATGGAAGTATAGAGAATCACAAAGTAACATGGGAAAGAGAATTAACAACAGTAGATGTAGATTCACCTAAGACTGTTGAAATATTAGGAAGGTTAGAAGGTATTCAAGGACTTAATGCAAAAGCTATAATAGTAGTTTCTAATAACTATGAGCTTAAGAATATAGCATTAAATGAAGGAGGAGCTTATCCAAAACCAACTGCATCATATGCTGGACCAGATAATATAAATCATATAAATGATGGAATAATTTCTAAGGGGAATTCTCCTAATAATAGATGGACAAACTGGGGAAAGCCAGGTGGAAATTACGATGACTATGTAACAATAGAATTTGAGAAAGAACATTTAATTAATAAAGTAGGTTTATCATTATATAGAGATGGTGGGGTAGAAATCCCAAGAGAAATCATAATAGAATATTTTGATGGATTAAATTGGGTAGCAGTATCAAATCAAAGCAAGAAAACTGAATTCTCAGAAGAAGGAACTGAAGAAATATCTTTTGATGCAGTAACAACAAATAAAATAAGAGCATTATTAAAAGAGGATACAACTGCAAACAAAGCTGTTGGACTTACTGAATTTGAAGTTTATTCAAATGTTATAACAATGGAAGGAACTGCATTATTACAAGATATAAAAGTTAACAATGTATCTATAGAAAACTTTAATGAAAACAATACAGAATATACAGTTAATGTTGCATATGGAGAAGAAATACCTGTTGTTTCAGCTGTAGCTAAGGATAATGCAAGTATATTTGTAATACCAGCTCTTACTACAAATGGAACAGCAAAAATAATAGTAGCAGCAGAAGATGGAGTAACAAAGAAAACTTACTCAATTAAATTTAAAGAAAGTGCACCAACTTTAGAAAGTGCAAGTATTGCTTTAGATAAAGAAAATGTAATAGAGGATGATATAGTTAATATTTTAGTTGATGCTAGATTACAAGATGGAAATAAAATTGATTTTAGTAATTTAGATGTTAAGTATCATGTATCATCAGAAAATGGTGCAGAAGTTAAAATAGTAGATAATAAGCTATATGCATATACAGCTGGAGATATAAGCTTATATGCAGAAGTAACTTACAAAGGAGTTACGAAGACAACAAATACTATAAATATAAATATTGCAACGAATACTACAGATAAGAAGATAGTTTCTTATGAAAAAATTACTGTTGAAACAGAAAAGGGAGTTAAGCCAGTATTACCTGATAAGGTAAAAGCAACTTATAATACTGGATTACCAAGAGATGTTAAAGTTACTTGGAATGAAGTTAAAGAAGAAGACTATAATAAGTATGGAGTATTTGAAATAGAAGGAACTGTTGTAGGACAAGAATTAAAACCAACTGTAAAAGTTTTGGTAAAAGGAGTATCAGCAGTAAATAATATTTCTCTTGCAACAAATATAGGAGTAGAACCGAAACTTCCAGAATCTATTAAAGCATATTATACAGATGGTACAAGCATAGATATACCAGTAGTTTGGGAAGAATACAATAAAGAGTTATTACAAACAGAGGGAACATTTATTGTAAATGGAACTTTAAATGGGGTAGATATTGTAGCTAAAGCAAGTATTAGAGTTACTTCAAACTTTATAAAGGGAGATAATATAGCTAGAGGAAGAAATGGATATGACTTACCTATGGCTATGGCATCATATACTAACGATAGTTCAATTGATCCAGCATCACAAGATAGTATTTCAAAGGTTAATGATGATGTAATTGAACATGATCCAAATAGAGCTAATAATAGATGGTCAAATTGGAAAAGAGGAGATAAGAACGTAACTGATTGGGTTGGAATTATATTTGGTTCAGGAGTTGTAGAAGAAAAATATATAAACAACTTAGAGGTTGATTATTTCGAAGATGGAGGCTCAAAAGTTCCTCAAAGTCTAACAATTCAATATTATGTTGGGGAAGAATTACCATTACCATCAAATCCAGCTCAAGTTGGAAGTGATTCAAATTCATCTTTAAATGATGATAGTAACTGGGTAGATGTATCTAACTTAAATACTAATCCGGAAGAAATATCAGGATCAGCAACTAATTTCTATACTTTTGACATGGTTAAAACAAAAGCTTTAAGAGTAAAAATGAGTGCTAAACCAAATATGGCATTAGCAATAACTGAAATTAAAGCGTTTGAACAAAAAGTAGTTCAAAACTCAGATTTTGCTGTAAATATGATTAAAGTAAATAATAAAGACCTAGAAGGATTTACTGAAGATAGATACAACTATACAATTAAGATTAATAAAAATGATAATTTACCAGAAATAAAGGCAGAAGCAACTAATAATGCATCAGTTTCAACAGTATATACTACAAATGACTATGAAAAAATTGATGTTATTGTTAAGTCAGAAGATGGTTTAAAAGAAAAGAAATATTCAATAACTATAGAAAGAGAAGACAATAAAGAAGAAGTAAGCAAAACAGCATTAAAAATAGCTATAGATTATGCTGAAGATGTTAAGTTAAATGGAGGCCTTGAAGGAGTAGTTCCAGTAGTAGTTAATGAATTTGAAGAAGGCTTAAAATTAGCTAAGGAAGTTTATGCAAATGAAAATGCAACAGTAGAAGAAGTAGATGGGGCATTTAAGAAATTAATGAATGCAATTCATATGCTTGAGTTTAAGCAAGGAAATAAAGCAGAGCTTGAGAGAATAGTAAATATAGTAGAGGCTTTAGAAAAAGATAAATTTATAGAAAAAACTTGGGTAAAATTAGAAGCTGACCTTGAAAAGGCAAATAAAGTATTAAAAGATGAAAATGCTCTGCAACAAGAAATTGATGAAACATTTGATTCATTAGTAAGAGCTTCTCTTGAATTAAGATTAAAACCAAATAAGTCTTTATTAGAAGATTTAATAAATAGAATTAATAATATGGATTTATTAAAATACACTGAAGAAAGTGTAGAAAAGCTTAAGATTGAGTTAAGTGAGGCAAATAAAGTACTAAATGATAAAGATACAACACAAGAGTTTGTAGATAAGGCTGTTGAAGAATTACAAATAGCATTAGCAAAATTACAAGAAAAACCATTAAATAAGCCAGAAGAAGATTCAGGAAATAAGCCAGGTAATGGAAATAATAATGGAAGTGCTGGTGGAAATAATAACTTAAATGGAAATGGATCTTCAAATAATTCAAGCCCTGGAAATAATTCGAACTCAGGAGGAAAGCTACCTAATACAGGAGGAGTGCAAGTAGGAGTATTTGGATTAGTGTCAGTTTTAGCTGGTTTAGGCTTTTATAAGAAAAGAAAAAGAGCATAG